One window of the Terriglobia bacterium genome contains the following:
- a CDS encoding alpha-mannosidase, giving the protein MKRALWLFVILTVSCAAFAQKYPTVAPNPYKTTLDRIRLAVEVPVTGWRGHIADSPHPEDVALDDSKWSPVEVKQPWSMPAYWLRKTIEVPQQFNGYDPKGARLQLDLYVTSKQTINVSVFANGNMVGRNEEETQLPITLTENAQPGQKFVIAVRVLGSGDKTQIWRSTLLVTPPDSRPDPAMIADEIDSVYPLINACEDGKQQRDQLMDEAVKAIDTSALDKGEQAAFDASLRKSQETLEQLRPYVKKFSIHASGNSHIDMAWLWPWTETVEVTRNTFGSVLQLMREYPQLTFTMATAQTYKWMEDKYPEMFKEIQQRVKEGRWEIVGGMWVEPDLNLPDGESLVRQLLYGKRYFQQKFGVDVKIGWNPDSFGYNWQLPQIYKRAGIDYFVTQKIYWNDTTAFPYKLFRWEAPDGSSLLTYFPHDYANPIDPARMANDLSHYAPAMWKEDPSSPSTPDGALNMMFLFGVGDHGGGPTRQDLDTGLRWQKKDVVFPELHFDTAGNYFAELQKSQADLKIPTWDDELYLEYHRGVQTTQAEEKKHNRKSEVLILNAEKLAAIDSLFGATYPKAQFERAWKNILFNQFHDILPGSGIHINYVDAARKYAEADNITKDIAHKAIEDIAANVKTSGTSILVFNQLSWPRTEVIETEVQMPAAFTSLRARDSSGKNVPIEVLGKDPATNRAHLRLFVSDVPPLGYETITLASGANGSPAKGPALTARVDHLENEFLRVDIDPQTGCITSLFDKRSNTESLALAVESEGSPANLKGKPCGNLLQTFVDKPKEWDAWNIDADFTKQHTDLMQADSVKLVENTPLKAVVRVEKHTANSKFVQDITMYAGVPRLDVKMNVDWHEKHVLLKVAFPVSVTADKATFEIPYGSIERPTTRRTPAEKAKFEVPALRWADLSDAKHGLSLLNDCKYGYDAKDNVLRLSLLRSPTYPDPHADEGHHEFTYSVYPHGGTWKDALTVREGYDLNDPLIAISMPLHSGPLPAQKSFISTDADNVVISDVKQAEDDQSMIIRYYEWAGKTGNVGIHLPRPAKAAYDVNLMEKGEQLLALTANGSEVKVPTKPYEIRTVRVEFAK; this is encoded by the coding sequence ATGAAGCGCGCTCTTTGGCTGTTCGTGATTCTTACCGTTTCGTGCGCAGCTTTCGCCCAGAAGTATCCAACCGTCGCTCCTAATCCCTACAAGACAACGCTCGACCGAATTCGCCTGGCGGTCGAGGTTCCCGTCACCGGCTGGCGCGGACACATCGCCGACTCTCCACACCCCGAAGATGTCGCTTTGGATGACTCAAAGTGGTCGCCCGTGGAGGTGAAACAACCGTGGAGCATGCCTGCCTACTGGCTTCGCAAAACGATTGAAGTCCCGCAGCAGTTCAATGGCTACGATCCGAAGGGCGCGCGCCTTCAACTGGACCTCTACGTCACCAGCAAGCAGACGATCAATGTCTCCGTTTTCGCAAACGGGAACATGGTGGGGCGAAATGAGGAGGAGACACAGCTTCCGATCACGCTGACCGAAAACGCTCAGCCCGGGCAGAAGTTTGTTATCGCTGTCCGCGTGCTTGGTTCCGGTGACAAGACGCAGATCTGGCGCTCGACGCTGCTGGTAACGCCGCCGGACAGCCGTCCCGATCCGGCGATGATTGCGGACGAGATCGACTCCGTTTACCCGCTCATCAATGCTTGTGAAGACGGAAAGCAGCAGCGCGACCAGTTGATGGACGAGGCGGTAAAGGCAATCGACACAAGTGCGCTCGACAAGGGAGAGCAGGCGGCATTCGATGCTTCGCTGCGGAAATCGCAAGAAACGCTCGAGCAGCTTCGGCCATACGTCAAGAAGTTCAGCATTCACGCCAGTGGCAATTCTCATATCGACATGGCGTGGTTGTGGCCGTGGACGGAGACGGTCGAGGTGACGCGCAATACGTTCGGCAGCGTGCTGCAACTGATGCGGGAATATCCGCAGCTCACATTCACGATGGCGACGGCGCAGACCTACAAGTGGATGGAAGATAAGTATCCGGAGATGTTCAAGGAAATCCAGCAGCGAGTGAAGGAAGGACGCTGGGAGATCGTCGGCGGAATGTGGGTGGAACCCGACCTGAACCTCCCGGATGGAGAATCGCTGGTACGGCAGTTGCTTTACGGCAAACGCTACTTCCAGCAGAAGTTCGGTGTTGACGTCAAGATCGGCTGGAACCCGGATTCTTTCGGCTATAACTGGCAGTTGCCGCAGATTTACAAGCGCGCCGGAATCGATTATTTCGTCACTCAGAAAATTTATTGGAACGATACTACGGCCTTCCCATACAAGCTTTTCCGCTGGGAGGCGCCGGATGGCAGCAGTCTGCTCACTTACTTCCCGCATGACTACGCGAACCCTATCGACCCGGCGAGAATGGCTAACGACCTGAGTCACTATGCGCCGGCGATGTGGAAGGAGGACCCGAGTTCACCAAGCACGCCCGACGGCGCACTGAACATGATGTTCCTGTTCGGCGTGGGAGACCACGGCGGAGGCCCGACCCGGCAGGATCTCGACACCGGCCTGCGCTGGCAGAAGAAAGATGTGGTCTTTCCCGAACTGCACTTCGACACGGCAGGGAATTACTTTGCCGAATTGCAGAAGAGCCAGGCCGACTTGAAAATTCCGACATGGGATGACGAACTCTATCTTGAATATCATCGCGGAGTTCAAACAACGCAGGCGGAAGAGAAGAAGCATAACCGCAAGAGCGAAGTTCTGATCCTGAATGCCGAGAAACTGGCGGCCATCGATTCGCTCTTCGGCGCGACTTACCCGAAGGCTCAGTTCGAGAGGGCGTGGAAGAATATTCTGTTCAACCAATTTCACGACATCCTTCCGGGCAGCGGAATCCACATCAATTATGTCGATGCTGCGCGAAAGTACGCCGAAGCAGACAACATCACGAAAGATATTGCGCACAAAGCGATCGAGGACATCGCGGCGAACGTGAAGACAAGTGGAACATCCATCCTGGTCTTCAATCAGCTCTCGTGGCCGAGGACCGAGGTGATCGAGACTGAGGTTCAGATGCCGGCGGCATTCACTTCATTGCGCGCGAGGGATTCGAGTGGGAAGAACGTCCCGATCGAGGTGCTGGGCAAAGATCCGGCTACAAATCGGGCTCATCTGCGACTGTTCGTGAGTGATGTTCCGCCGCTTGGCTACGAAACCATTACGCTCGCCAGCGGGGCAAACGGCTCGCCGGCGAAAGGACCTGCCCTCACCGCCCGGGTGGATCACCTGGAAAACGAGTTTCTGCGCGTCGACATCGATCCGCAAACCGGGTGCATCACCAGCCTCTTCGATAAGCGCAGCAACACCGAGTCGCTCGCTCTGGCGGTCGAGAGCGAAGGCTCGCCGGCCAACCTGAAGGGAAAACCCTGCGGCAACCTTCTCCAGACTTTTGTAGACAAGCCGAAGGAGTGGGATGCGTGGAACATCGACGCCGACTTCACGAAGCAACATACGGACCTGATGCAGGCCGACAGTGTAAAACTCGTCGAGAACACGCCGCTCAAGGCCGTGGTTCGTGTCGAAAAGCACACGGCGAATTCGAAGTTCGTCCAGGACATCACAATGTATGCGGGCGTGCCGCGATTGGACGTGAAGATGAACGTCGACTGGCACGAGAAGCACGTTCTGCTTAAGGTCGCGTTCCCGGTGAGCGTGACAGCCGACAAGGCGACGTTTGAAATTCCGTATGGCTCGATCGAGCGGCCGACGACGCGGCGCACTCCTGCGGAGAAAGCGAAGTTCGAGGTTCCGGCGTTGCGCTGGGCAGACCTGTCCGACGCAAAGCACGGGCTTAGCCTTCTGAACGATTGCAAGTACGGATATGACGCCAAGGACAACGTGCTACGGTTATCGTTGCTGCGATCTCCGACGTATCCGGACCCACATGCGGACGAAGGGCATCACGAGTTCACCTACTCGGTTTATCCGCACGGAGGAACGTGGAAAGACGCGCTGACGGTTCGCGAGGGTTACGACCTGAACGATCCGCTCATCGCGATTTCCATGCCGCTACATTCGGGACCGCTACCCGCGCAGAAATCGTTCATCTCCACGGATGCCGACAACGTCGTCATCAGTGACGTGAAGCAGGCGGAAGACGATCAGAGCATGATCATTCGGTATTACGAGTGGGCGGGGAAGACAGGGAACGTCGGGATTCATCTTCCGCGACCAGCGAAAGCCGCGTATGACGTCAATCTGATGGAAAAGGGTGAGCAATTGCTCGCATTAACCGCGAATGGAAGCGAAGTAAAGGTCCCGACCAAGCCGTATGAAATTCGGACCGTGCGAGTGGAGTTCGCGAAGTGA
- a CDS encoding alpha-amylase family glycosyl hydrolase: MSRLPTFEFHVSRDARERYGFADALFTISGNVVFADLNAAREFAHRVNVIRDAERNPEKAMHPGALNAMGLIDEALHAVLHVYREQLDPGVMVDALSFFQSRLGEEQLDRTLLAFADHFPTVDVFRGKISVREWLNASTGRTPHRAIALEELAMLWLANQNPAFKPFDELFKDDQLAQTTSYKELTSTLRSYFDTRPKFEQQNLLDVLRAPALASPDSLAGQLAFIQEKWKNMLGESLRRFLTALDVLQEEEKAIWMRFHPPSHEHFGGGVTLGGDSSAAAIPRLGMGGDHEYEAFSPDVDWMPKTVMMAKTVYVWLDQLSRQYQRGIHRLDEIPDEELDLLARRGFNALWLIGLWERSKASRNIKVMCGNPEAAASAYSLADYVIAADLGGDGAYHSLRERATRRGIRLASDMVPNHMGIDSRWVIQHPDWFLSLPHSPYPGYRFEGPDLSSDGRVEIKIEDHYYNRTDAAVVFRRIDRWTGDTRYVYHGNDGTSFPWNDTAQLNYLDPAVREAVIQTILHVARMFPIIRFDAAMTLAKKHYQRLWFPEPGTGGAIPSRAEHGMTRAEFDATFPQEFWREVVDRVAQEVPGTLLLAEAFWLMEGYFVRTLGMHRVYNSAFMNMLRDEENANYRSVIKNTLEFDPDVLKRYVNFMNNPDEKTAVEQFGKGDKYFGVCTLMATLPGLPMFGHGQMEGYGEKYGMEYRRAYYDERPDSWLVARHEREISPLLHRRALFAEVRDFLFYDFYTDDGWVDENVFAYSNRLGDERALVVYHNKFSSTRGWVRISCGYAEKTGDGGKRTRQKTLGECFGLSGDGAMYVAFRDAASGLEFLHRQRDLTERGLHLSLDAYKTHVFLEWRDIRDDGTRPWGLLCESLNGRGVSSLDDALRALELKPVHDAVVAMLDSRLVRSFAECAVKVPVPKEIPKSGKRTKELVTPPTDGNREQTFSALQHLFGVFLAEVKRLAATPTGESAGLKLAREWSDGKVQPAELFIEQITAALRLPSVIAGIDSSLSSQAKVVLPAAGESIEQALPRWGAVLAWAALEIIGTAQNAESPCVSAVAVFDALRLREPIAEALAKMGMQGEDRWRSAARIRASFAHEAWCPAPVKTSGMPPATLSWEHDPDVAWLLGVHEYEGVRYFNKESFEQLTWWSTLPKLLEIAAGESAVPELAKLEEQVRERFRAASEGGYRVESLLDSARQSTDSDAPRKL, from the coding sequence ATGAGCCGCCTGCCCACATTCGAGTTCCATGTTTCTCGCGACGCGCGGGAAAGATACGGCTTTGCCGACGCGCTGTTCACGATTAGCGGTAATGTGGTTTTTGCCGACCTGAATGCGGCTCGCGAGTTCGCGCATCGCGTGAACGTGATCCGCGATGCCGAGCGGAATCCGGAAAAAGCGATGCATCCGGGCGCGCTCAACGCCATGGGGCTCATCGACGAGGCGCTGCACGCGGTGTTGCACGTTTATCGGGAGCAACTCGACCCGGGCGTGATGGTGGATGCTCTTTCCTTTTTCCAGTCTCGGCTTGGCGAGGAGCAACTCGATCGAACTCTGCTCGCCTTCGCGGACCATTTCCCGACAGTCGACGTATTTCGCGGCAAGATATCGGTGCGGGAGTGGTTGAACGCTAGCACGGGGCGGACGCCGCATCGGGCCATCGCCCTGGAAGAGTTGGCGATGCTTTGGCTGGCCAACCAAAATCCGGCATTCAAGCCGTTTGACGAGCTTTTCAAGGACGACCAGTTGGCGCAGACCACCAGTTACAAGGAACTGACGTCGACGCTGCGCTCATATTTCGATACGCGGCCGAAGTTCGAGCAACAAAACCTCCTCGATGTCCTCCGCGCGCCGGCATTGGCATCGCCGGATTCATTGGCCGGACAACTGGCGTTCATCCAGGAGAAGTGGAAGAACATGCTTGGCGAGTCGCTTCGCCGGTTCCTCACGGCGCTCGATGTTCTCCAGGAAGAAGAGAAAGCGATATGGATGCGTTTCCATCCGCCATCGCATGAACATTTCGGCGGCGGTGTGACGTTGGGAGGCGATTCCAGCGCGGCGGCTATACCACGTTTAGGCATGGGCGGCGATCACGAGTACGAGGCCTTCAGCCCGGACGTCGACTGGATGCCGAAGACCGTGATGATGGCGAAGACGGTGTACGTCTGGCTAGACCAATTGTCGCGGCAGTATCAGCGCGGAATTCATCGACTTGACGAAATTCCCGACGAAGAACTCGATCTGCTCGCGCGCCGAGGATTCAACGCGCTATGGCTGATCGGACTTTGGGAGCGCAGCAAGGCGTCGCGCAATATTAAGGTGATGTGCGGGAATCCCGAAGCCGCGGCATCGGCCTATTCTCTCGCCGATTATGTGATTGCGGCGGATCTCGGCGGTGACGGTGCCTACCACTCCCTGCGCGAGCGGGCCACCCGACGCGGCATTCGCCTGGCCAGCGACATGGTTCCGAACCATATGGGTATCGATTCGCGCTGGGTGATCCAGCATCCCGACTGGTTCCTTTCTCTGCCGCACTCACCCTACCCGGGCTACCGGTTCGAGGGGCCGGATCTCTCAAGCGATGGGCGCGTCGAGATCAAGATTGAAGATCATTATTACAACCGTACCGACGCGGCCGTTGTCTTCCGCCGCATCGATCGATGGACTGGCGATACCCGCTACGTGTACCACGGGAACGACGGCACCAGCTTTCCGTGGAATGACACCGCGCAACTGAACTATCTCGATCCTGCGGTGCGCGAGGCTGTCATCCAGACGATCCTGCACGTCGCGCGAATGTTCCCGATCATTCGTTTCGACGCAGCCATGACGCTGGCGAAGAAACACTACCAGCGGTTATGGTTTCCGGAACCGGGCACGGGTGGTGCGATTCCTTCCCGCGCCGAGCACGGAATGACGAGGGCGGAGTTCGACGCCACTTTTCCCCAGGAGTTCTGGCGTGAAGTGGTGGATCGAGTTGCGCAAGAGGTTCCCGGAACTTTGTTGCTCGCCGAAGCGTTCTGGCTGATGGAGGGATATTTCGTTCGCACCCTGGGAATGCATCGCGTATATAACAGCGCGTTCATGAATATGCTTCGCGATGAAGAGAACGCGAACTACCGCAGCGTGATCAAGAACACGCTCGAATTCGACCCCGACGTGCTGAAGCGTTACGTCAACTTCATGAACAATCCCGACGAGAAGACTGCCGTCGAACAATTCGGGAAGGGCGACAAGTATTTTGGCGTGTGCACGCTCATGGCAACTCTGCCCGGTTTGCCGATGTTCGGGCACGGCCAGATGGAGGGGTACGGCGAGAAGTACGGCATGGAGTATCGTCGTGCCTATTACGACGAGCGGCCGGATTCGTGGCTGGTGGCGAGGCACGAGCGCGAAATTTCGCCCCTGCTGCACCGGCGGGCGTTGTTCGCGGAAGTCCGCGATTTCCTATTCTACGATTTCTACACCGACGACGGGTGGGTGGACGAAAACGTGTTCGCGTACTCGAACCGGCTTGGCGACGAACGAGCGCTGGTTGTCTACCACAACAAGTTCTCCTCGACGCGCGGATGGGTGCGCATCTCCTGCGGCTACGCGGAAAAAACCGGTGACGGTGGAAAGCGTACTCGGCAGAAGACTCTCGGCGAGTGTTTCGGGCTCTCAGGCGATGGCGCGATGTATGTCGCATTTCGCGATGCGGCAAGTGGCCTGGAATTTCTTCATCGACAGCGAGATCTCACGGAACGTGGCCTGCACCTGAGCCTGGATGCCTACAAGACACACGTCTTCCTCGAGTGGCGCGATATTCGCGACGACGGTACGCGGCCGTGGGGGCTGTTGTGTGAGTCGTTGAACGGTCGCGGCGTTTCCAGCCTTGACGACGCGTTGCGTGCGCTCGAACTGAAACCAGTACACGACGCAGTCGTTGCCATGCTGGATTCCCGGCTGGTGCGGTCATTTGCAGAATGTGCTGTTAAAGTACCGGTTCCGAAGGAGATTCCAAAGTCGGGCAAGCGAACTAAAGAGCTGGTCACGCCGCCCACGGACGGAAATCGTGAACAAACATTCTCCGCGTTGCAGCATCTGTTCGGCGTTTTCCTTGCCGAGGTGAAGCGGCTCGCAGCCACGCCGACTGGCGAATCGGCGGGACTGAAGCTGGCGAGAGAGTGGAGCGATGGGAAGGTACAGCCGGCGGAGCTCTTTATTGAGCAGATTACTGCAGCGTTACGACTGCCATCCGTAATCGCGGGCATTGACAGCTCGCTATCATCGCAAGCGAAGGTCGTGCTACCTGCCGCGGGAGAATCTATCGAGCAGGCGCTACCCAGGTGGGGCGCAGTGCTGGCGTGGGCGGCGTTGGAAATCATTGGCACCGCACAAAATGCGGAGTCTCCCTGCGTCAGTGCGGTCGCTGTCTTTGACGCATTGCGATTGCGCGAGCCGATTGCCGAAGCACTCGCAAAGATGGGCATGCAGGGCGAGGATCGTTGGCGTTCGGCGGCGCGCATTCGAGCCAGCTTCGCGCATGAAGCCTGGTGTCCTGCTCCGGTGAAAACGTCAGGGATGCCACCGGCAACTCTAAGCTGGGAGCACGATCCCGATGTCGCGTGGCTGCTCGGTGTGCACGAGTATGAGGGTGTGCGCTACTTCAATAAAGAATCATTCGAGCAACTGACATGGTGGAGCACTCTGCCGAAACTGCTCGAAATCGCCGCCGGAGAGAGCGCCGTACCGGAACTTGCCAAATTGGAAGAGCAGGTACGGGAGCGCTTCAGAGCGGCGTCCGAAGGCGGCTACCGGGTCGAATCTCTGCTTGACAGCGCGCGGCAGTCCACCGACTCCGACGCTCCGCGAAAGCTCTGA
- the gluQRS gene encoding tRNA glutamyl-Q(34) synthetase GluQRS has protein sequence MPTSYRGRIAPSPTGYLHLGHATTFWVAFQRARSAGGTLVFRNEDLDPYRSRPEFAKAMFEDLRWFGIEWEEGPDIGGPYAPYEQSRRRSFYLDAWRQLRRSGAIYPCSCSRRDLVQSAQAPHEGLLHAADDEPLYPGTCRDKTSSADDPAGMNWRFRVPDGENVTFDDAHFGPQKFVAGRDFGDFVVWRRDDVPSYQLAVVVDDAGMKITEVVRGADLLRSTARQILLQRALRLPQPAYYHCDLVTDESGERLAKRHDALSLRALRESGRAPEEIRAEWQRDI, from the coding sequence GTGCCAACCTCCTATCGCGGACGCATAGCGCCGTCTCCCACCGGATACCTTCATCTCGGCCATGCCACAACGTTCTGGGTGGCATTCCAGCGCGCGCGTTCTGCCGGCGGCACACTCGTGTTTCGCAATGAAGACCTCGACCCGTACCGGTCGCGACCCGAATTCGCAAAGGCGATGTTCGAAGACCTGCGATGGTTCGGGATCGAGTGGGAGGAGGGCCCTGACATCGGCGGGCCGTACGCGCCCTACGAGCAGAGTAGGCGCCGATCCTTCTATTTGGACGCCTGGCGACAACTCCGGAGAAGCGGTGCCATCTATCCGTGCTCCTGCTCACGCAGGGACCTGGTGCAGTCAGCGCAGGCGCCTCACGAGGGACTGCTTCACGCGGCCGACGACGAACCCCTCTATCCGGGTACGTGCCGGGACAAAACATCTTCCGCCGATGATCCAGCCGGAATGAATTGGCGATTCCGTGTTCCGGACGGGGAGAACGTCACTTTCGACGATGCACATTTTGGACCTCAGAAGTTTGTTGCTGGTCGCGATTTCGGTGACTTCGTTGTGTGGCGCCGCGACGACGTTCCGTCCTATCAACTGGCAGTTGTTGTCGATGACGCGGGAATGAAGATTACCGAGGTAGTTCGTGGCGCGGACCTCTTACGTTCGACGGCGCGACAAATTCTACTGCAGCGCGCGTTGAGATTACCGCAACCTGCGTACTATCACTGCGATCTCGTTACGGACGAGTCGGGGGAGCGCCTCGCGAAGCGGCATGATGCGTTGAGTTTGAGAGCGTTGCGGGAGTCCGGGAGAGCGCCGGAAGAGATTCGGGCGGAATGGCAGCGAGATATTTAG
- a CDS encoding ferredoxin family protein — protein MSLDAAMEASERTGEKALMAYVITDSCAKDQLCVDSCPSDAIHPKADEPQWEAETQMYINPEDCMDCGACVATCPTNSIFPVEELPEDKQDAVAKNAAFYGK, from the coding sequence ATGAGTCTGGACGCAGCGATGGAGGCGTCCGAGAGAACTGGAGAAAAAGCACTCATGGCCTATGTAATCACTGATTCCTGCGCAAAAGATCAACTCTGTGTGGACTCCTGTCCCAGCGATGCCATTCATCCCAAGGCGGATGAACCACAGTGGGAAGCCGAGACACAGATGTACATAAATCCTGAGGATTGCATGGACTGTGGAGCGTGCGTTGCGACGTGCCCGACAAATTCCATTTTCCCAGTGGAAGAACTCCCAGAGGACAAGCAGGACGCCGTCGCGAAAAACGCCGCATTTTACGGCAAGTAG
- a CDS encoding PLP-dependent aminotransferase family protein has translation MSTPWSQRYAFRTAKVKSSAIRELLKLTQRPEIISFAGGLPAGELFPTERFAEACRKVLLDKPQAALQYGPTEGYGPLREMIAQNLNRYGIPASPDNVLITSGSQQALDLIAKLLINRGDQVLCEAPTYLGALQAFNVFGARYVTVPVDDDGIRTDVLEEALRSGPKFMYLLPNFQNPGGVTMSLERRKELVRLSNHHGVPIIEDDPYGQLRFEGEHQPPLVLLDRQNMSNDPTYQLGNIIYLSTFSKTLAPGLRLGWMVAPPDVIGKLVQLKQGSDLHTSTFNQVIAYEVARDGFIDEHVHMIRRVYRERRDVMLAAMDEFFPKEVHYTRPQGGLFLWVTLPEGLDCDRLFKAAVDQNVAFVPGYCFYPEEADGYRNLRLNFSASRPEQIREGIRRLSTAIRFQMEEHKLQHEAAMV, from the coding sequence ATGTCTACTCCGTGGTCCCAGCGGTACGCGTTTCGTACCGCGAAGGTAAAAAGCTCTGCTATTCGCGAGTTGCTGAAACTGACGCAGAGGCCCGAGATCATATCTTTTGCCGGCGGCCTCCCGGCGGGCGAACTCTTCCCCACCGAACGATTCGCCGAAGCCTGCCGCAAGGTCCTTCTCGACAAACCGCAGGCAGCCCTGCAATACGGTCCGACCGAGGGATACGGCCCGCTGCGCGAGATGATCGCGCAGAACCTGAATCGTTATGGAATTCCGGCTTCGCCCGATAACGTCCTTATCACCTCAGGGTCGCAGCAAGCTCTCGATCTCATTGCCAAACTATTGATTAACCGTGGCGACCAGGTCCTCTGCGAGGCGCCTACGTACCTCGGCGCTTTGCAGGCCTTCAACGTTTTTGGCGCCCGCTACGTCACCGTCCCGGTTGACGACGACGGCATTCGGACCGATGTGCTCGAAGAGGCGCTGCGTAGTGGTCCGAAATTCATGTACTTGCTCCCCAACTTCCAGAACCCAGGCGGCGTAACCATGTCGCTGGAGCGCCGCAAGGAACTGGTCCGCCTGTCGAACCACCACGGCGTACCCATTATTGAAGATGATCCGTACGGTCAGTTGCGCTTTGAAGGCGAACATCAGCCACCGCTGGTGCTCCTCGATCGTCAGAACATGAGCAATGACCCGACCTACCAGTTGGGCAACATCATTTATCTCAGCACGTTCTCCAAGACGCTGGCACCCGGACTGCGCCTCGGCTGGATGGTTGCGCCGCCGGATGTAATCGGAAAGCTTGTGCAACTAAAGCAGGGATCCGATCTGCACACAAGCACGTTCAACCAGGTCATCGCTTATGAGGTCGCGCGCGACGGCTTCATTGACGAACATGTGCACATGATTCGGCGGGTTTACCGCGAGCGTCGCGACGTGATGCTCGCCGCCATGGATGAGTTCTTCCCGAAAGAAGTCCACTACACGCGACCCCAAGGCGGACTCTTCCTCTGGGTCACGCTGCCCGAAGGGCTCGATTGCGATCGTCTGTTCAAAGCGGCCGTCGACCAGAACGTTGCGTTCGTTCCCGGCTATTGCTTCTACCCCGAGGAGGCTGACGGTTACCGCAACCTGCGGCTCAACTTCTCGGCATCGCGTCCTGAGCAAATTCGCGAAGGCATCCGCCGGCTGTCTACCGCAATTCGCTTTCAGATGGAGGAGCACAAACTGCAGCACGAAGCTGCGATGGTCTAG
- a CDS encoding c-type cytochrome produces the protein MNYPVWQPGFPGGLLIAIVAVTHVFVSHFAIGGGAFLVITERRAYARSDDALLGYVRRHSKFFALLTLVYGAISGVGIWFTIGLVAPEATSSLIHTFVWAWAIEWVFFFVEITAAIIYASNWDRLDRATHMAIGWIYFVAAWMSLFVINGIITYQLTPGRWLQTHSIWDGLFNPTYWPSLFLRTSVAVLLAGVFGLVTGRREQGEVRERVYRWAGQWMVAGSILLPLLAWWYYSRFPEFSRALLGGDIPAAKHPIRMGLLSAVLVFVLGLIFAVWKPRAMRTPVIVLLVFFAFSLMASGEYLREFVRKPWVINGYIYANGVRASDIPRLQQTGFAPGPAFTTTDDRSSIEYGRDLFVDQCGSCHTVNGYRSMSKRVYGWDPAFAAAMLSHIQLLRGAMPQFAGNEQDREALGKYLASLNPLPDYTHVSDRMAAGKQSFDNRCGHCHTIDGKMRPLKAAFAGGGPDQVQGLLPVLDSMSSNMPPFTGDPEEAQVLAEYIARMSNPQPAGAAKGGE, from the coding sequence ATGAACTATCCGGTCTGGCAACCGGGATTCCCCGGCGGCCTCCTCATCGCCATTGTGGCGGTCACCCATGTTTTCGTCTCGCATTTTGCCATTGGAGGTGGGGCTTTTCTCGTCATCACTGAGCGCCGCGCCTATGCGCGCTCCGATGACGCCCTGCTCGGCTACGTCCGGCGTCACTCGAAGTTCTTCGCCTTGCTCACCCTGGTCTACGGCGCCATCAGCGGAGTCGGCATCTGGTTCACAATCGGACTGGTGGCACCCGAAGCGACCTCGTCGCTGATTCATACGTTCGTCTGGGCATGGGCAATCGAGTGGGTGTTTTTCTTTGTCGAGATCACGGCGGCCATCATCTACGCCTCAAACTGGGATCGCCTGGACCGCGCCACGCATATGGCGATCGGCTGGATTTATTTCGTCGCCGCGTGGATGAGCCTGTTCGTCATTAACGGAATCATTACCTACCAACTCACGCCGGGGCGCTGGCTGCAAACGCATTCAATCTGGGATGGGCTCTTCAATCCCACGTACTGGCCTTCGTTGTTCCTGCGAACCTCAGTAGCGGTATTGCTCGCGGGCGTCTTCGGCCTGGTGACCGGAAGGCGCGAGCAGGGCGAAGTTCGTGAACGCGTCTATCGCTGGGCGGGGCAGTGGATGGTCGCGGGTTCGATTTTGCTGCCGTTGCTGGCGTGGTGGTACTACTCGCGCTTTCCGGAGTTTTCGCGTGCGCTGCTCGGCGGAGATATCCCGGCGGCGAAGCATCCGATCCGAATGGGACTGCTCTCGGCTGTGCTGGTGTTCGTCCTTGGACTGATCTTCGCGGTCTGGAAGCCGCGAGCGATGAGAACACCAGTGATCGTGTTGCTTGTCTTTTTCGCATTCTCCCTGATGGCGAGCGGTGAGTACCTGCGCGAGTTCGTTCGAAAACCCTGGGTCATCAATGGCTATATCTATGCCAATGGGGTGCGAGCTTCGGATATACCAAGGCTGCAGCAAACCGGATTTGCCCCAGGGCCGGCGTTCACAACCACGGATGACAGATCCAGCATTGAGTATGGGCGCGACCTGTTCGTTGACCAATGCGGAAGCTGTCACACCGTCAACGGATACCGGTCGATGAGTAAGAGGGTATATGGCTGGGATCCGGCGTTTGCCGCTGCAATGCTCTCGCACATCCAGTTGCTGCGCGGCGCCATGCCGCAATTCGCAGGGAACGAACAGGACCGCGAGGCGCTCGGAAAGTATCTTGCTTCTCTGAATCCTCTTCCGGATTACACACACGTCAGCGATCGCATGGCGGCGGGGAAGCAATCGTTCGACAATCGTTGCGGGCATTGCCACACCATCGACGGCAAGATGAGGCCGTTGAAAGCAGCGTTCGCCGGCGGTGGGCCTGACCAGGTGCAAGGATTGCTTCCCGTGCTGGACTCCATGAGTTCAAATATGCCGCCGTTCACGGGGGACCCTGAGGAGGCTCAAGTACTGGCAGAGTACATCGCGCGAATGTCAAATCCGCAACCGGCCGGAGCCGCAAAAGGAGGGGAGTGA